TGCTCCATGCCGCGTATGGCCACGTCCACGTTGGCGTGGCCGGTGAGCATGATGACCTCCACCTTGGGGTGGGCCTGCTTGATGCGCGAAAGCGTCTCCATGCCGTCCATGCCGGGCATCTTGACGTCGAGCAACACCACGTCCACGGGGTTGGCCGCAAGCGTGTCCAGGGCCTGCTCGCCGCTGTTGGCCGTCAGCACCGACAGCCCCCGCCGCGTCAGCCGCTTGCGCAGCGTGTCCACATAGGTTTCCTCGTCATCGACCAGAAGCACGCGTACTGCCTCGCTCACGAATATCCCTCCGCTCGGACGTGCCGCGACGTTGCCGATTCATAGCCGCGCGGCGCCCGAAAAGCAACCGCGACGCCTTGACACGTCGCCTGGCCGGACAAATAGTCCCGGCCGACGTCGAAACAGGAGATTTTCCCATGCAGGACCTCGACCTTTCGGCCCTGGGCGGCCTGGCCAGGCTGGCCGGACAGGCCGTGCGCGACATCGCCCGCGCCGGGTTCACCGTGGCCCAGAAAGCCGACCGCTCGCCCGTGACCGCCGCCGACACCGCCGCCAGCGACATCCTCGTGGCCGGGCTTGCCCAGATGTTTCCCGGCCTGCCCGTGGTGTGCGAGGAGACCACGGCCGCGCCCTACGCGGTGCGGCGCGGGTACAAGCGATTTTTCCTGGTCGATCCCCTGGACGGCACCAAGGAGTTCATCGAGGGCCGCGACGACTACTGCGTGCTGATCGCCCTCATCGAGGCCGGCCGCCCGGTCTACGGCGTGGTCTATGCCCCGGCCACGGACACGCTTTGGTGCGGCGGGCCGGCCGTCCCGTCCACCCGGCGCCTGGCCGGCGGCCCGGCCGAACCCCTGCGCGCCGTGGCGCCGCGTCCCGGCGAGCCCCTTTGCGTCGTGGCCAGCCGGTCCCATCCCGACGCCGGCCTGGCCGCCTATCTGGAACGCTTTCCCGGACACCGGCTGGTCAGCCGGGGCAGCGCGCTCAAGTTCGTCGCCCTGGCCGAGGGGGCCGGCCACCTCTATCCCCGGTTCGGGCCGACCTGGGAATGGGATACCGCCGCCGGCCACGCCGTGCTCCTCGGCGCCGGCGGGGCGCTCACCGCCCCGGACGGGGCGCCGTTTTTCTACAACAAGCCGGATTTGCGCAACGGCCCCTTCGTGGCCCGGTCGTTTTCCGGCGACCCGGTTGACGCAAGCCCCTTCCTTTCATAGAAAAGGAGAATCGCCATGAACCGGTCCCCGGCCGTGGCGAGGGCTGCTTGTGCAAGGAAGCGTGCGTATGCGCCTCACTCTTTTTATCGACGGCCAGGCCCCGGAACAGGCCCGCCTTGGCGAAACCGTGCAGGCCTGGTGCGACAGGCGCCTTGGCGGCGGCTGCCGGGTGGAGGTCCTCGACGTGCGGGGCTGGCCCGTGGGCACGGAAAACATTCCGGTCCTGGCCACCCCGGCCCTGTCCCTGGACGCCACCGGCCGCCTGGTCGTGGGCGATCTGTCCGACGTGTCGGCGGCCCTGGCCGCCCTGGGCTGCGTTTCGCCGGCGGCCTAGGGCCGCGGCCTACCCCGCCGCCGGTTCCTCGTGGGACAGGCAGTGCACCGTCCCCAGCCCCCAGACCAGATCCACGGCGTGGATGCCGACCACCTCGCGGCCGGGAAACAGCTCGGCCAGGATGCCCAGCGCCAGCCGGTCGCGGGCGTCGTTGAAGGTGGGCACCAGCACCAGGCGCGGCGTGATCAGGAAATTGGCGTAGCTGGCCGGCAGGCGCTGGCCCCGGAACACCACCGGGCGCGGCATGGGCAGGTCCACGACCCGGAGGGTGGCGCCGTCGGCCAGGCGCGCTCCGGTCAGCCGTTCGCGGTTTTCGCGAAGGGGCCGGTGGTTGGCGTCGGCCGGGTCGTCCTCGCGGCAAAGGACCACCGTATCCCGGGAAACGAACCGGCACAGGTCGTCCACGTGGCCGTGGGTGTCGTCGCCGGCGATGCCCCGGCCGAGCCAGAGCACGTTTTCGGCGCCCAGGTACGTCCCGAAGACGGCCTCGTAGTCCCGCCGCGTGAAACCCGGATTG
The DNA window shown above is from Solidesulfovibrio sp. and carries:
- a CDS encoding response regulator, with translation MSEAVRVLLVDDEETYVDTLRKRLTRRGLSVLTANSGEQALDTLAANPVDVVLLDVKMPGMDGMETLSRIKQAHPKVEVIMLTGHANVDVAIRGMEQGAFDYLMKPAEMDDLYYKIQDAHKKILLSGQG
- the cysQ gene encoding 3'(2'),5'-bisphosphate nucleotidase CysQ, whose translation is MQDLDLSALGGLARLAGQAVRDIARAGFTVAQKADRSPVTAADTAASDILVAGLAQMFPGLPVVCEETTAAPYAVRRGYKRFFLVDPLDGTKEFIEGRDDYCVLIALIEAGRPVYGVVYAPATDTLWCGGPAVPSTRRLAGGPAEPLRAVAPRPGEPLCVVASRSHPDAGLAAYLERFPGHRLVSRGSALKFVALAEGAGHLYPRFGPTWEWDTAAGHAVLLGAGGALTAPDGAPFFYNKPDLRNGPFVARSFSGDPVDASPFLS
- a CDS encoding circadian clock protein KaiB, with amino-acid sequence MRLTLFIDGQAPEQARLGETVQAWCDRRLGGGCRVEVLDVRGWPVGTENIPVLATPALSLDATGRLVVGDLSDVSAALAALGCVSPAA